A stretch of the Perca flavescens isolate YP-PL-M2 chromosome 10, PFLA_1.0, whole genome shotgun sequence genome encodes the following:
- the alkal2b gene encoding ALK and LTK ligand 2b has translation MLLSALVLVLLLAAGRCTAAAALLRGSGSRADGRSAMEPGGRYPKTRPEGAGLNGPLLHGPEGHARDPRHKDKFIKHLTGPLSFSPKCRKHFHRLYHNTRDCTIPAYYKRCARLLIRLASSPRCTER, from the exons ATGCTGCTGTCGGCGCTGGTGCTCGTGCTGCTGTTGGCCGCGGGACGCTGTACTGCCGCCGCTGCCTTGCTCCGAGGCTCCGGCAGCCGGGCGGATGGGCGCAGCGCGATGGAGCCCGGAGGACGATACCCCAAGACCAGGCCGGAGGGGGCGGGACTCAATGGACCCTTGCTACACGGACCGG AAGGACATGCCAGAGATCCACGACACAAGGACAAATTCATCAAACACCTGACAG GTCCACTTTCCTTCAGCCCAAAGTGTAGGAAACATTTCCACCGACTGTACCACAACACCAGAGACTGCACCATCCCTGCCt ATTATAAAAGATGTGCTCGTCTGCTGATTCGTCTGGCCAGCAGCCCTCGCTGTACAGAGAGATGA